The Mycoplasmopsis equigenitalium genome contains a region encoding:
- a CDS encoding lipoprotein 17-related variable surface protein codes for MTKKWWFLLTTSTALIPAISVTSCNNNHSEEGTISTEPNIDRALMQLINSETKNHKTLYPSMVDYKDINELDEDIKLSLNRIARNNHVKITIEKITPVDIDGLIHIKLNISRPDNSPYEIESRTKDITISGFKKKDKSTPLTLSDQESVDRAFDLVTNTRIKDDRRKYLASESKFAGYVAWVNEIELDLNTICQTYGVKIVTDREQPVNPDNNDNGIKTLNLIISKNKVSRKKTIEISNFVTNNEIKTKQKLEILTRFANYFRYPALEKEKNTRFASQIVGDVLVLDKLMDLVVIPQEGVISNAPKMSVMVEWLKQTFKEFENIQIAINETQPEPMAMDDLGLINFSLLFTLDGTQHSQTCAIRNVLTPKQAHNAAVTAAINGAAEDLNNLYNTPDSFSYDLSLKTKNHKNHYPSEVNYQNIDELAQDTGVDFGAIAKKHKVKITLSPYVPERSYDLDSLSEDYAMPNPSQYDQKTAYKLVSIDISAGSYDKNIICRVFDFKTKTYTPEEKENIKQVNKIITTIEEKFNKNNFDNSPTNAPSVLATTKLFKDTLPQDMIYTKDKFKEDFAVDLNVLEVQYGAQISFVAWKETPEIYSHQEFDEYKGWTRFGLKISKGIATKHIKFQVLGFVRRLDLFAEQFELSLSNGGEIVDGSYTGINPSGVKERDIVFKVHDDADPYFTNVEEHKKPIATVLEIIPDDANKTLTVVYYIMFEYQTSRPVTQTIKTYKS; via the coding sequence ATGACGAAAAAATGATGATTTTTACTTACTACAAGCACCGCATTAATTCCTGCCATTAGTGTTACTAGTTGTAATAATAATCACAGTGAAGAGGGCACTATAAGTACTGAACCAAATATCGATCGGGCTTTAATGCAATTAATTAACTCTGAGACTAAAAATCACAAAACCTTATATCCAAGTATGGTTGATTATAAAGATATTAATGAGCTTGATGAGGACATCAAGCTTAGTTTAAATCGAATCGCCAGAAACAACCACGTTAAAATCACAATTGAAAAAATCACGCCAGTTGATATCGATGGATTGATTCATATTAAATTAAATATCTCTAGACCAGACAATAGCCCCTATGAAATCGAAAGCAGAACCAAGGATATTACTATTAGCGGCTTTAAGAAAAAAGATAAATCTACACCATTAACTTTAAGCGATCAAGAAAGTGTTGATCGTGCTTTTGATTTGGTTACTAACACAAGAATTAAAGATGATAGAAGAAAATATCTAGCCAGCGAAAGTAAGTTTGCTGGTTATGTAGCTTGAGTAAATGAAATCGAGCTTGATCTTAATACCATTTGCCAAACATATGGTGTGAAAATCGTAACCGACAGGGAACAACCAGTTAATCCCGATAACAATGACAATGGTATTAAAACCTTAAATCTTATTATTTCTAAAAATAAAGTAAGCCGCAAGAAAACAATTGAAATTAGTAACTTTGTTACAAATAATGAAATAAAAACAAAACAAAAACTTGAAATATTAACTCGTTTTGCAAATTATTTTAGATATCCTGCGCTCGAAAAAGAAAAAAATACACGCTTTGCGTCACAAATAGTTGGCGATGTGCTTGTTCTTGATAAACTAATGGATTTAGTTGTTATTCCGCAAGAAGGCGTTATATCCAATGCACCAAAAATGTCAGTAATGGTTGAATGATTAAAACAAACATTTAAAGAATTTGAAAACATTCAAATCGCCATTAATGAAACTCAACCCGAACCAATGGCTATGGATGATTTGGGTTTAATTAATTTCTCACTTTTATTCACGTTAGATGGTACTCAACATTCTCAAACCTGTGCTATTCGCAACGTCTTAACGCCAAAACAAGCACATAATGCGGCCGTTACTGCAGCAATTAATGGCGCAGCAGAAGATTTAAATAATCTTTACAATACACCCGATTCTTTCTCGTATGATTTATCACTAAAAACAAAAAATCATAAAAACCATTACCCTTCGGAAGTTAATTACCAAAATATTGATGAATTAGCGCAAGATACTGGTGTTGATTTTGGTGCAATAGCAAAAAAACATAAGGTTAAGATTACACTTAGTCCTTATGTTCCTGAGCGCTCTTATGATTTAGATTCTTTAAGTGAAGACTATGCGATGCCAAATCCTTCACAGTATGACCAAAAAACCGCTTACAAATTGGTTTCTATTGACATTTCTGCTGGTTCATACGATAAAAATATTATTTGTCGTGTTTTTGATTTTAAAACAAAAACATATACTCCTGAAGAAAAAGAAAATATCAAACAGGTGAATAAAATTATTACAACTATTGAAGAAAAATTTAATAAGAATAATTTCGATAATTCCCCAACCAATGCACCTTCAGTACTAGCCACAACAAAACTCTTTAAAGATACCTTACCACAAGATATGATTTATACAAAAGATAAATTTAAAGAGGACTTTGCTGTTGATTTAAATGTGCTTGAAGTGCAATATGGCGCACAAATCAGTTTTGTTGCTTGAAAAGAAACCCCTGAAATTTATAGTCATCAAGAATTTGATGAATATAAAGGCTGAACGCGCTTTGGACTTAAAATTTCAAAAGGGATCGCAACCAAACACATTAAGTTCCAGGTTCTAGGTTTTGTTCGCAGACTAGATTTATTCGCTGAACAATTTGAACTTAGTTTAAGTAATGGTGGCGAAATTGTTGACGGAAGTTATACTGGTATTAATCCAAGCGGCGTAAAAGAAAGAGATATTGTCTTTAAGGTTCACGATGACGCCGATCCTTACTTTACAAATGTGGAAGAACATAAAAAACCAATCGCTACGGTTTTAGAAATTATCCCTGATGATGCAAATAAAACATTAACTGTTGTCTATTACATTATGTTTGAATACCAAACCTCACGTCCTGTTACACAAACAATCAAAACCTACAAAAGTTAA
- a CDS encoding lipoprotein 17-related variable surface protein, whose protein sequence is MKKVKINKKLLAITLGALAIPVVVSSAITITVLSKRNKEVIARNNPTLQLEKTINEMSIFIDDKAAKTSTEISVDDLKLVGTVPEGWKYGFIINSEKEPKDSLSVTLYLFNAEGQTKTRQITIDGLKPLSQHPDALAMSNLINRLREKVNEKQVNGIVLSKNYQSMVLMPVFGYSNLTELGSEIDTDLNVLQTITGCKLEIVSQTPQAGNSGEIDTLKVKLKATKNNIKADFVLTIGGFRSVASLEKAELQSVVALFNQNSVTTSKFSHLTPSEIINDKYLELKNIFADLKFAPDYFTTNFPNLKFSNLVLSIKGAQTVGVSFVANVGTSSATIAFDVTNFKKQEVVNQEKLNNFVLSLPAVADSSAYDRALPSEHKYQSAYEVFSDINWYWADFFKNEIVTVKLKSQTNNDELGEKTVVLEFANQAEQLKELTVKITKFATIETKALLDIQAFFNAFPQILTTKQNDKKANEVTYDLATLEADTGVELSALKTRYGLDSLVIESQNNTGDNLRFGAYEVHLKATKRSQSLVQHLSVQGFISEETSDKKTLDAFLNELGNTFTAKTSGVIPTLAGNYLGIDDFASNVNEDVKTIIAKYPKIQFTDFHLAYNDDYTGERVMLSEVRIGNHKHKQLLTIKGFQKDQSAGKRSIHNILIKIKPEYDLRLSAKFIDLNKTVDQNRENGYFRKQEYIIDTIEKCMNNIDLDYVLKYFDTTLKIDQTETGHKYNNTTGEATVILKLESQGVQYDYPVKLYGYKSDKNTTVKNFATAEKLLKEHYLYIIQYDGLEAIPSKTNFSDVNDMKLVIAKDFRKWLNTGTGVDLPWIFEGITYTFDNTKPIINDDVNGRKTLWMNIEYDGVIKNIRVLINKFYTSYMESKDSLKATLKKIPKDIKTLTHNNKSATEIMYWTEEDIKNDTGFDIDEFERTNNVILNLDRQESRGGLKILTFKMTDANHRQISTNFVLHVKGFLSNNEFENKVVDEWAAQLSEPMTSMQHRFHLAKNVTYNNIGELFNDSAKKLQTWAETISNKYANNSNARQMNLELDLHPNDNDDVNGTKTIYIKVTYGSLIKVVPITINGFLKIADTSLLKQGADLLIQNINVVLKEEFTNNGAYTLINPSEVKETMIEFKWKNNSTIDYKKYKINFVRFEADDVTQSLKVWLTLSIITADQQFTSNEFYVTIKTRKA, encoded by the coding sequence ATGAAAAAAGTAAAAATTAACAAAAAATTATTAGCAATCACCTTAGGCGCATTAGCAATTCCTGTTGTTGTTAGTAGCGCAATAACTATTACCGTTTTATCAAAACGAAATAAAGAAGTTATCGCGCGAAACAACCCTACTTTACAACTCGAAAAGACCATTAATGAAATGTCAATTTTTATTGATGATAAAGCAGCAAAAACAAGCACCGAAATCAGTGTTGATGATTTAAAATTGGTTGGTACAGTACCTGAAGGTTGAAAATATGGTTTTATAATCAACTCAGAAAAAGAACCTAAAGATAGCCTTAGTGTTACCTTATACTTGTTTAATGCTGAAGGACAAACAAAAACACGACAAATTACAATTGATGGACTTAAACCACTAAGTCAACACCCTGACGCGTTGGCGATGTCTAATCTAATCAATCGACTACGTGAAAAAGTAAACGAAAAACAGGTTAATGGTATTGTCCTATCTAAAAATTACCAATCGATGGTATTGATGCCTGTTTTTGGTTATAGCAATTTAACTGAATTAGGCAGTGAAATTGATACCGATTTAAATGTTTTGCAAACGATTACCGGATGTAAATTAGAAATTGTATCACAAACACCGCAAGCAGGTAACTCGGGCGAAATCGATACTTTAAAAGTAAAATTAAAAGCCACGAAAAACAACATCAAAGCCGATTTTGTTTTAACGATTGGTGGTTTTCGTTCAGTTGCAAGTCTTGAAAAAGCAGAATTGCAATCAGTTGTAGCGCTTTTTAATCAAAATAGCGTTACAACAAGCAAATTCTCACATTTAACACCAAGTGAAATTATTAATGATAAATATTTGGAGTTAAAGAATATTTTCGCTGATTTAAAATTTGCACCTGATTATTTCACAACTAATTTTCCTAACTTAAAATTCAGTAATTTAGTATTAAGCATTAAGGGTGCTCAAACCGTTGGTGTTTCTTTTGTTGCAAATGTAGGCACAAGCAGCGCTACAATTGCTTTTGATGTAACCAATTTTAAGAAACAAGAAGTTGTTAATCAAGAAAAATTGAACAATTTTGTACTTTCACTTCCTGCCGTTGCTGACTCTAGCGCCTATGACCGCGCTTTACCAAGTGAACACAAGTATCAAAGCGCATACGAAGTTTTTTCTGATATCAACTGATATTGAGCCGATTTTTTCAAAAATGAAATTGTTACAGTTAAACTTAAATCTCAAACTAACAATGATGAATTAGGTGAAAAAACAGTCGTTTTAGAATTCGCTAATCAAGCAGAACAACTCAAAGAATTGACAGTAAAAATTACTAAATTTGCAACAATAGAAACTAAAGCTTTATTAGATATTCAAGCCTTTTTTAATGCTTTTCCTCAAATTTTGACAACAAAACAAAATGACAAAAAGGCCAATGAAGTTACATATGATCTTGCCACTTTAGAAGCAGACACGGGAGTTGAATTAAGCGCGCTTAAAACTCGCTATGGTCTTGATTCACTAGTAATTGAATCGCAAAATAATACTGGTGATAACCTTCGTTTTGGCGCTTATGAAGTTCACCTTAAGGCCACGAAACGCTCACAATCTTTAGTGCAACATTTAAGTGTCCAAGGTTTTATTAGCGAAGAAACAAGCGATAAAAAAACCTTAGATGCTTTCCTTAATGAACTTGGCAATACATTTACCGCGAAAACAAGCGGAGTTATACCAACGCTTGCTGGCAATTATCTAGGTATAGATGACTTTGCAAGTAATGTTAATGAAGATGTTAAAACCATCATTGCAAAATATCCAAAAATTCAGTTTACTGATTTCCACCTTGCATATAATGACGATTACACCGGAGAACGAGTAATGCTATCCGAAGTTAGAATTGGAAATCATAAACACAAACAATTATTAACAATTAAAGGTTTTCAAAAAGATCAATCTGCAGGTAAAAGGTCAATTCATAACATTTTAATTAAAATTAAACCAGAATATGATCTGCGTCTTTCAGCTAAATTTATAGATTTAAATAAAACCGTTGACCAAAACCGAGAAAACGGCTACTTCCGAAAACAAGAGTACATAATAGATACGATTGAAAAATGTATGAACAATATTGACCTTGATTATGTTCTAAAATATTTTGATACTACACTAAAAATCGATCAAACAGAAACAGGTCATAAATATAATAATACAACTGGCGAAGCAACCGTTATCCTTAAACTTGAATCACAAGGCGTCCAATACGATTATCCAGTTAAACTTTACGGATATAAAAGCGATAAAAATACAACGGTAAAGAATTTTGCTACAGCTGAAAAATTATTAAAAGAGCATTACTTGTATATTATTCAATATGATGGGCTTGAAGCGATACCAAGTAAAACAAACTTTAGTGATGTTAATGATATGAAATTAGTCATCGCAAAAGATTTTAGAAAATGATTAAATACTGGAACAGGTGTCGATCTTCCTTGAATTTTTGAAGGTATTACTTACACTTTTGATAATACAAAACCAATTATTAATGACGATGTCAATGGTAGAAAAACATTATGAATGAATATCGAATACGATGGTGTAATTAAAAACATTCGCGTTCTTATTAATAAATTTTATACATCGTATATGGAAAGCAAAGATAGTCTTAAAGCCACACTTAAGAAAATACCTAAAGATATTAAGACACTCACACATAACAATAAATCAGCCACAGAAATAATGTATTGAACAGAAGAAGATATAAAAAATGATACTGGTTTTGATATTGATGAATTCGAAAGAACAAATAATGTAATTTTAAATTTAGACCGACAAGAATCACGAGGCGGCCTTAAAATACTTACCTTCAAAATGACAGATGCAAATCATCGCCAAATATCAACCAATTTTGTACTTCATGTTAAAGGTTTCTTATCAAATAACGAGTTTGAAAATAAGGTTGTAGATGAATGGGCTGCACAATTAAGCGAACCAATGACTTCAATGCAACATCGCTTTCATCTTGCTAAAAATGTAACCTACAACAATATTGGTGAACTATTTAATGATAGTGCTAAAAAGTTACAAACTTGAGCAGAAACTATTAGTAACAAATATGCAAATAATAGTAACGCTCGCCAAATGAATTTAGAACTTGATTTACATCCAAATGATAATGATGATGTTAATGGAACTAAGACAATTTACATCAAAGTTACCTACGGTTCATTAATTAAAGTTGTTCCAATAACAATTAATGGTTTTCTAAAAATCGCTGATACCTCACTACTCAAACAAGGAGCCGATTTATTAATTCAAAACATTAACGTAGTACTAAAAGAAGAATTCACAAATAATGGCGCTTACACATTAATTAATCCAAGCGAAGTAAAGGAAACAATGATTGAGTTTAAATGAAAAAATAATAGTACTATTGATTACAAAAAATACAAAATCAATTTCGTTCGTTTTGAAGCCGATGATGTTACACAAAGTCTTAAAGTATGACTAACATTAAGTATCATTACTGCCGATCAACAATTTACAAGTAATGAATTTTATGTAACAATTAAAACTCGTAAGGCATAA
- a CDS encoding lipoprotein 17-related variable surface protein: MSKKKNTNQNKEVMNNLPESQPTQYVQHTYNLPQQPTQIVPYQAMPIPPKTNNSRKIIGALIGIGVPVAITAGSVALLMNWNEITNNKNNDKFEEMKRTLNTLSLDVENKASKPVAAITKEELQLIGAVKNDYEVKYDIIFADLHNNVLETVLCLVAKDGTVVDKNVQIKGFKQTNYNKEQLDVAAAIASLRANFNIIPNKENKTNRISSLTNKERLARDVFYNGLHELELDTALPFTQIAKDKEHGVKVDIKQRLNPANDTEIQITATISSGDASQEVSFVIVGFLSQASLDQKQLDDAFAELEKHYKTSYRYFTSEQVSKNQYLTVDNIFQDIKFNFENVKNKLPLLKLEAPTFVIKGDDALEVTINAKHNDATKVITFTVSGFSSLKESYAQELKEFANKIPNTAETRQHTDKLPSKHEYADYLDMFNDLNWHYDEEAKNHNIKITLASGSQNDKNGAKQLTLTFIKHNITYQKTVKVTGFLDEYSYVEYAFKKIKSQYENHELQTHTTNKTPSDVNYNNNDIYYLELDTACNFRKIAELYGFSVVIKPQKNPEILENRGEKQVVLELKYKTYTKELPIIVHGFVTKETEDRTILDAFLQEINSITIKTKNYKNKTSDDPTSAYHSFEDFLNDCEAVSQIKAKDNYKNIVIEGFTTLNNNDSERTVRFNAKLGVHIENVTMKVTGFLGNLAAIDQDLNAIKSKIYHEYTTKLHTTKLATEAKVFYNELQDIDNDLNKGFVELAKSHNAVISIKNKESNDATGTITITLDIVIKDKHYEHAFIIKGFITPIERTNNELEQAIGHLGTRKTVTINTNTLASAVNYDTTNTMLTDIALDFATLAPGVSLEFDPNHQIKNNDDSGEKTVYLLLSKNGVIRPHTLTLNGYLTTENNERAKIAKVIAVLEKQNLQTTLFTNKHVSQVTYSTLEELKTDTRLDLAALANEHNLNITISKQNTQNNGSYQILVTVRSKLIPSIVSEKQLLVTGFLSSEAFEANVLNEYLASFSPNFTTTNHRNELPSSFNYLALIDIINDGAQIANIKLGDIGNKYKNHYNPRQLSLNYINYANPLEHGPADDNLGTKIIKLNITYGTTTKAITFNFSGYASIQLNNHFNNKINELINNLEIILINNGEPTTEGYYTKNIPDNIMLSDISYKTKDGSIIDPKYKVNIIQKEPNNQLQKVDVHYTVSYTENGRTVTSDKQVKPVKTDNVQAVVNNVFNASDFGYIKLQRAHENTKIFGTTLSHFRFGNLLQDNIKHQPKLNEDPDNLTPNYITKPNLPNGMDVEFELVRLESSTLTTNIPPELVEPGKDMRYYLYKKPFKTTFVQIVNNNPKMNVYYVDKINSNNTLEKSEIKLKYNFLNIPNSTIVTYYHIKDLVDQEANTDRYYYAPFGDYAEPFSTGIIKQNRTRLLVNIKYTYLGKTVYKSILSDVPYFQITNKEHYVHNDKHYIYVDYYFNLAKNTKTPIGTNRFDKKML, encoded by the coding sequence ATGAGCAAAAAGAAAAATACAAATCAAAATAAAGAGGTTATGAACAACCTACCAGAATCTCAACCAACACAGTATGTTCAACATACATATAATTTACCGCAACAACCAACACAAATCGTACCTTACCAAGCTATGCCAATACCGCCAAAAACAAATAATTCAAGAAAAATAATTGGGGCATTAATTGGTATTGGTGTACCCGTTGCAATCACCGCTGGATCAGTAGCGCTTTTAATGAACTGAAATGAAATCACAAATAACAAAAACAACGACAAGTTCGAAGAAATGAAAAGAACATTAAATACTCTTTCACTTGATGTTGAAAATAAAGCAAGCAAACCAGTAGCAGCCATAACAAAAGAAGAACTACAACTAATTGGTGCTGTTAAAAATGATTATGAAGTTAAATACGACATCATCTTCGCTGATTTGCATAACAACGTTTTAGAAACTGTGCTTTGTTTAGTTGCAAAGGACGGAACTGTTGTAGACAAAAATGTGCAAATTAAAGGCTTTAAACAAACTAATTACAACAAAGAACAACTTGATGTAGCTGCTGCTATTGCTAGTTTAAGAGCAAACTTTAATATCATTCCTAACAAAGAAAACAAAACCAACCGAATTTCTTCACTAACCAACAAAGAACGTTTAGCACGTGATGTTTTTTACAATGGACTTCACGAGTTAGAATTAGATACTGCTTTACCATTTACCCAAATTGCTAAAGACAAGGAACACGGCGTTAAGGTTGATATTAAACAAAGATTAAACCCTGCTAATGATACTGAAATTCAAATTACAGCAACAATCTCAAGCGGTGATGCAAGTCAAGAAGTTTCTTTTGTTATTGTTGGCTTTTTATCACAAGCTAGTCTTGATCAAAAACAATTAGATGATGCATTTGCCGAATTAGAAAAACATTATAAAACTTCATACCGTTACTTCACAAGTGAACAAGTAAGTAAAAATCAATACTTAACTGTTGACAATATTTTCCAAGATATTAAATTTAATTTTGAAAATGTCAAAAACAAATTACCATTATTAAAACTTGAAGCACCAACCTTTGTTATCAAAGGCGATGATGCGCTTGAAGTAACAATTAATGCCAAACATAATGATGCAACCAAGGTCATTACCTTTACTGTATCTGGTTTTTCTTCATTAAAAGAATCATACGCTCAAGAATTAAAAGAATTTGCTAATAAAATCCCTAACACAGCCGAAACGCGCCAACACACCGACAAATTACCTTCAAAACACGAATATGCTGATTATTTAGATATGTTTAATGACCTCAACTGACATTATGATGAGGAAGCAAAAAATCACAATATTAAAATTACACTTGCTAGTGGATCGCAAAATGATAAAAACGGAGCAAAACAATTAACACTAACCTTTATTAAACATAACATTACATATCAAAAAACAGTCAAAGTTACTGGTTTCCTAGATGAATATAGTTATGTTGAGTACGCATTCAAGAAAATTAAAAGTCAATACGAAAATCATGAATTGCAAACTCATACAACTAACAAAACCCCATCAGATGTTAACTATAACAATAATGACATCTACTATTTGGAATTAGATACAGCATGTAATTTTAGAAAAATTGCTGAACTTTACGGATTCAGTGTTGTTATTAAACCACAAAAGAATCCTGAAATTCTTGAAAATCGTGGTGAAAAACAAGTCGTTTTAGAATTAAAATACAAAACCTATACTAAAGAATTGCCAATTATCGTGCATGGTTTTGTTACAAAAGAAACAGAAGATCGCACAATACTCGATGCTTTCTTACAAGAAATTAACAGCATAACAATAAAAACTAAAAACTATAAAAACAAAACCTCAGATGATCCAACATCTGCTTACCATTCATTTGAAGATTTTCTAAATGATTGTGAAGCGGTGTCGCAAATTAAAGCTAAGGATAATTACAAAAATATTGTGATCGAAGGTTTTACTACTCTTAATAATAATGATAGCGAAAGAACCGTCAGATTTAACGCCAAACTAGGTGTCCATATTGAAAATGTAACTATGAAAGTAACTGGGTTCTTAGGTAACCTCGCAGCCATAGATCAAGATTTAAACGCAATCAAAAGCAAAATTTATCATGAATACACCACGAAACTGCACACTACAAAACTAGCAACTGAAGCAAAAGTGTTTTACAATGAATTACAAGACATTGATAATGATCTAAATAAAGGATTTGTTGAGCTTGCAAAATCACATAATGCAGTTATTAGTATCAAAAATAAAGAATCTAATGATGCAACCGGAACAATTACAATCACCCTTGATATTGTTATCAAAGATAAACATTATGAACACGCGTTTATTATCAAAGGTTTTATCACCCCAATTGAACGCACTAATAACGAGCTTGAACAAGCAATTGGTCACTTGGGAACACGCAAAACCGTTACAATCAATACTAACACATTAGCAAGCGCGGTAAATTATGACACTACCAATACAATGCTAACTGATATTGCACTTGACTTTGCAACATTAGCGCCTGGTGTTAGTCTTGAATTTGATCCTAACCACCAAATTAAAAACAATGATGACTCTGGTGAAAAGACTGTTTATTTATTACTAAGTAAAAATGGTGTGATTCGTCCGCATACGCTAACCTTAAATGGTTACTTAACAACCGAAAATAATGAACGTGCTAAAATTGCCAAAGTAATAGCAGTATTAGAAAAACAAAATTTACAAACCACACTATTTACAAACAAACACGTTAGTCAAGTTACTTACAGCACACTTGAAGAACTTAAAACCGATACCAGACTTGATCTTGCTGCTTTAGCTAACGAACATAACTTAAACATTACTATTAGTAAGCAAAATACACAAAATAATGGCAGTTATCAAATTCTTGTAACAGTAAGATCGAAACTAATACCAAGTATTGTAAGTGAAAAACAACTTTTGGTCACAGGTTTTTTAAGTAGCGAAGCCTTCGAAGCAAATGTTCTTAATGAATACTTAGCATCATTTTCACCTAACTTTACCACCACTAATCACCGCAACGAACTTCCTTCAAGTTTTAATTACCTTGCACTGATAGATATTATTAATGATGGTGCCCAAATTGCCAATATCAAACTTGGTGATATTGGCAACAAATATAAAAACCATTACAATCCACGTCAACTAAGTTTGAATTATATTAATTATGCAAATCCACTTGAACATGGCCCTGCGGATGATAATCTTGGAACAAAAATCATTAAGCTAAACATTACCTATGGTACAACAACCAAAGCAATCACATTCAACTTTAGTGGATATGCAAGTATTCAGTTAAATAATCATTTCAATAATAAAATAAACGAGCTAATTAATAATTTGGAAATAATTTTAATCAACAATGGTGAACCAACAACTGAAGGTTACTATACAAAAAATATACCTGATAACATTATGCTTAGCGATATTTCTTATAAAACTAAAGATGGTAGCATAATTGACCCAAAATACAAAGTTAACATTATACAAAAAGAACCAAATAATCAATTACAAAAAGTTGATGTACACTACACCGTTTCATATACTGAAAATGGTCGAACCGTAACTTCTGATAAGCAAGTTAAACCAGTTAAAACGGATAACGTGCAAGCAGTAGTGAACAATGTCTTTAATGCAAGTGATTTTGGTTACATTAAATTACAACGAGCACATGAAAACACCAAAATTTTTGGAACTACGTTGTCTCATTTTAGGTTTGGTAATCTCCTTCAAGATAATATAAAACATCAACCAAAATTAAATGAAGATCCCGATAATCTTACTCCTAACTATATTACAAAACCAAACTTGCCTAACGGTATGGATGTTGAATTTGAATTGGTTCGTTTAGAATCTTCAACACTTACAACAAATATTCCGCCAGAATTAGTAGAACCTGGCAAAGATATGAGATATTATTTATACAAAAAACCTTTTAAAACGACTTTTGTACAAATAGTAAATAATAATCCTAAAATGAATGTTTACTATGTTGATAAAATCAATAGTAATAATACACTTGAAAAATCGGAAATAAAATTGAAATATAATTTTTTAAATATTCCCAATTCTACTATTGTAACTTACTATCATATTAAGGACTTGGTAGATCAAGAAGCAAACACAGATAGATATTATTATGCTCCTTTTGGTGACTATGCTGAGCCATTTTCTACCGGAATAATTAAACAAAATCGCACTAGACTTTTAGTTAACATTAAATACACTTACTTGGGAAAAACAGTGTATAAATCAATTCTTTCAGATGTGCCATACTTCCAAATAACTAATAAAGAACATTATGTACATAATGATAAACATTACATCTATGTTGATTACTACTTCAACTTAGCCAAAAACACAAAAACCCCAATTGGAACAAATCGTTTTGATAAAAAAATGCTATAA